A DNA window from Staphylococcus warneri contains the following coding sequences:
- the glpK gene encoding glycerol kinase GlpK, which translates to MEKYILSIDQGTTSSRAILFNKDGEIKGVAQREFKQHFPQSGWVEHDANEIWTSVLSVMAEVMNEHNIRAEQIEGIGITNQRETTVVWDKNTGRPIYHAIVWQSRQTQSICQELKDQGHEALFRDKTGLLLDPYFAGTKVKWILDNVDGAREKADNGDLLFGTIDSWLVWKLSGKEAHITDYTNASRTLMFNIHDLKWDKELLDILEVPESMLPEVKPSSEVYAHTVDYHFFGQNVPIAGIAGDQQAALFGQACFDKGDVKNTYGTGGFMLMNTGEEAVKSDSGLLTTIAYGIDGKVNYALEGSIFVSGSAIQWLRDGLRMINSAPQTENYATRVDSTEGVYVVPAFVGLGTPYWDSEARGAIFGLTRGTEKEHFIRATLESLCYQTRDVMEAMSKDSGIEVQNLRVDGGAVKNNFIMQFQADIVNTPVERPEIQETTALGAAYLAGLAVGFWESKDDIANRWKLEEEFEPKMEEEQRTKLYKGWKKAVEATQVFKLED; encoded by the coding sequence ATGGAAAAATACATTTTATCAATAGACCAAGGAACAACTAGTTCAAGAGCTATTTTATTCAATAAAGATGGCGAAATTAAAGGTGTAGCACAAAGAGAATTTAAACAACACTTCCCACAATCAGGTTGGGTAGAGCATGATGCGAATGAAATTTGGACTTCAGTGTTATCTGTTATGGCAGAAGTAATGAACGAACATAACATTAGAGCAGAACAAATCGAAGGTATTGGTATTACAAACCAACGTGAGACAACAGTTGTTTGGGATAAAAATACTGGTCGACCAATTTACCATGCAATTGTTTGGCAATCTCGTCAAACTCAAAGTATTTGCCAAGAATTGAAAGATCAAGGTCATGAAGCATTATTCCGTGACAAAACCGGTTTATTATTAGACCCATATTTTGCAGGAACAAAAGTCAAATGGATTTTAGATAATGTTGATGGTGCACGTGAAAAAGCTGATAATGGCGATTTACTATTTGGAACAATTGATTCTTGGTTAGTATGGAAATTATCTGGTAAAGAAGCACATATCACAGACTATACAAACGCAAGTCGTACATTAATGTTCAATATCCATGACTTAAAATGGGATAAAGAATTATTAGATATTTTAGAAGTACCTGAAAGTATGCTACCTGAAGTTAAACCTTCAAGTGAAGTTTATGCACATACAGTTGATTATCATTTCTTTGGTCAAAACGTACCAATTGCAGGTATCGCTGGTGACCAACAAGCTGCCTTATTTGGTCAAGCATGTTTCGACAAAGGTGACGTGAAAAATACTTATGGTACTGGTGGATTCATGTTAATGAACACTGGTGAAGAAGCAGTTAAATCTGACAGCGGATTATTAACTACTATCGCATATGGTATTGATGGTAAAGTAAACTACGCTTTAGAAGGTTCTATCTTTGTTTCAGGTTCAGCTATTCAGTGGTTACGTGATGGATTAAGAATGATTAATTCAGCACCACAAACTGAAAACTATGCGACTAGAGTAGACTCAACTGAAGGTGTATACGTTGTACCAGCATTTGTTGGATTAGGAACACCTTACTGGGATTCTGAAGCTAGAGGCGCTATCTTTGGATTAACTCGTGGTACTGAAAAAGAACACTTCATTCGTGCAACATTAGAATCACTATGTTATCAAACTCGCGATGTAATGGAAGCAATGTCTAAAGATTCAGGTATCGAAGTTCAAAACTTACGAGTTGATGGTGGCGCAGTTAAAAATAACTTTATCATGCAATTCCAAGCAGATATTGTTAATACACCTGTAGAAAGACCTGAAATTCAAGAAACAACGGCACTTGGTGCTGCATACTTAGCAGGTTTAGCAGTTGGATTCTGGGAAAGTAAAGATGACATTGCTAACAGATGGAAACTTGAAGAAGAATTTGAACCAAAAATGGAAGAAGAACAACGTACTAAGCTTTATAAAGGTTGGAAAAAGGCTGTAGAAGCTACACAAGTATTTAAATTAGAAGATTAG
- the thiW gene encoding energy coupling factor transporter S component ThiW: protein MNIRKLTITALLIAINVILSSIIVIPLGPIKAAPMQHLVNVLCAVFVGPWYGLAQALISSILRVTFGTGSVFAFPGSMIGVFLASLFYMYRKHIFMAAVGEVLGTGIIGSLICIPLAWVLNLQNFFVKPLMTAFIVSSIIGAAISYVILIILKRRGLLDRFQK from the coding sequence TTGAATATTAGAAAATTAACCATAACAGCGCTATTGATAGCGATTAATGTCATCTTAAGCAGTATCATTGTCATTCCGCTTGGTCCAATCAAAGCAGCACCTATGCAACACTTAGTTAATGTACTTTGTGCAGTTTTTGTAGGGCCTTGGTATGGATTAGCACAAGCTTTAATATCATCCATTTTACGCGTAACATTTGGTACAGGGAGTGTGTTTGCATTTCCAGGCAGTATGATTGGTGTATTCTTAGCTAGTTTATTTTATATGTATCGTAAGCATATCTTTATGGCTGCTGTTGGTGAAGTATTAGGAACAGGTATTATAGGAAGTTTGATTTGTATTCCATTAGCATGGGTACTTAACTTACAAAATTTCTTTGTAAAACCGCTTATGACTGCTTTCATTGTATCTAGTATTATAGGTGCAGCAATTAGTTATGTTATATTAATAATATTAAAACGACGAGGTCTCTTAGATCGTTTTCAAAAATGA
- a CDS encoding glycerol-3-phosphate responsive antiterminator gives MKENILPAIRNMKDLDKLIKTEYKSCVLLDMHIGHLKSILDLLKNKGIECYIHIDLIKGLSHDEYSCEYIIQQYKPKGIVSTKTKVIKKAKSLNTLTIFRVFIIDSQALSRSIELIQKVQPDFVEVLPGIAHKAVRCIQEETNTSVIAGGLISEVSEVEEAINNGAEYITTSNQKLW, from the coding sequence TTGAAAGAAAATATACTCCCAGCAATTAGAAATATGAAAGACTTAGATAAGCTAATTAAAACCGAATATAAATCATGTGTACTGTTGGATATGCATATCGGTCATCTTAAAAGTATATTAGATCTGTTAAAAAATAAAGGTATTGAATGTTATATCCATATTGATTTGATCAAAGGTTTAAGTCATGACGAATATTCTTGTGAATATATTATTCAACAGTATAAACCTAAAGGCATTGTTTCAACTAAGACTAAAGTGATTAAAAAAGCAAAGTCACTAAATACTTTAACTATCTTTAGAGTGTTTATTATTGATAGTCAAGCTTTGAGCCGAAGTATTGAATTAATACAAAAGGTACAACCAGATTTCGTTGAAGTTCTACCAGGCATCGCACATAAGGCAGTAAGATGTATTCAAGAAGAGACAAATACATCTGTAATTGCAGGTGGATTGATTAGTGAAGTATCTGAAGTAGAAGAGGCCATTAATAATGGTGCAGAATATATTACAACAAGTAATCAAAAATTATGGTAA
- a CDS encoding glycerol-3-phosphate dehydrogenase/oxidase translates to MGLSTLKRDHIKRNLKNEEYDVVIIGGGITGAGIALDASNRGMKVALVEMQDFAQGTSSRSTKLVHGGLRYLKQLQVGVVAETGKERAIVYENGPHVTTPEWMLLPMHKGGTFGKFTTAIGLTMYDRLAGVKKSERKKMLSKQDTINKEPLVKQDGLKGGGYYVEYRTDDARLTIEVMKKAAEKGAEIINYTKSEHFTYDSNKKVNGIEVVDMIDNETYPIKAKKVINASGPWVDEVRSGDYARNNKQLRLTKGVHVVIDQSKFPLQQAVYFDTEKDGRMIFAIPREGKAYVGTTDTFYDNEKATPLTTQEDRDYLIDAINYMFPTVDVKDEDIESTWAGVRPLILEEGKDPSEISRKDEVWEGESGLLTIAGGKLTGYRHMALEIVDLLAKRLKKEYGLTFKPCATKELKISGGDVGGSKNFDHFVKQKVDAAKGFGIDEDVAYRLASKYGSNVDDLFNIAQTAQYHTSKLPLEIYVELIYGIQQEMVFKPTDFLVRRSGKLYFNIDDVLQYKDAVIDVLADMLQYSEGQKQAYTDEVNKAIDEAQSGNNQPAVKE, encoded by the coding sequence ATGGGTTTATCAACACTAAAAAGGGATCACATTAAGAGAAATTTAAAGAATGAAGAATATGACGTTGTTATTATTGGTGGCGGAATTACAGGTGCAGGTATTGCATTAGATGCTAGTAATCGTGGCATGAAAGTTGCTTTAGTAGAAATGCAAGACTTCGCTCAAGGGACTAGTTCACGTTCTACAAAATTAGTACATGGTGGGTTACGTTATTTAAAACAACTACAAGTAGGCGTTGTAGCTGAAACTGGTAAAGAACGTGCAATTGTTTATGAAAATGGTCCACATGTAACAACACCAGAATGGATGTTATTACCTATGCATAAAGGTGGTACATTTGGTAAATTTACAACTGCCATTGGTTTAACAATGTATGATCGTTTAGCAGGTGTTAAAAAATCTGAACGTAAAAAAATGCTTTCTAAACAAGATACAATTAATAAAGAGCCTTTAGTGAAGCAAGATGGATTAAAAGGTGGCGGTTATTACGTTGAATACCGTACAGATGATGCAAGATTAACTATTGAAGTGATGAAAAAAGCAGCTGAAAAAGGTGCTGAAATCATTAACTATACAAAATCAGAACACTTTACTTACGATTCAAATAAAAAAGTAAATGGTATTGAAGTAGTAGATATGATTGATAATGAAACATATCCTATCAAAGCTAAAAAAGTAATCAATGCATCAGGACCTTGGGTAGATGAAGTAAGAAGCGGTGACTATGCACGTAATAACAAACAATTACGTTTGACAAAAGGTGTTCACGTGGTTATCGATCAATCTAAATTCCCATTACAACAAGCAGTTTACTTTGATACAGAAAAAGATGGTCGAATGATTTTTGCGATTCCTAGAGAAGGGAAAGCATATGTAGGTACTACAGATACTTTCTATGATAATGAAAAAGCAACACCATTAACAACGCAAGAAGATAGAGATTATTTAATAGATGCGATTAATTACATGTTCCCAACAGTTGATGTAAAAGATGAAGACATCGAATCAACATGGGCTGGTGTACGTCCATTAATTTTAGAAGAAGGTAAAGACCCTTCAGAAATCTCTCGTAAAGACGAAGTATGGGAAGGCGAGTCTGGCTTATTAACAATCGCGGGTGGTAAATTAACAGGATACCGTCATATGGCGTTAGAAATTGTTGATTTATTAGCTAAACGTCTAAAAAAAGAATATGGTTTAACATTCAAACCATGTGCGACTAAAGAATTGAAAATTTCTGGTGGTGACGTTGGTGGTAGTAAAAACTTTGACCACTTTGTTAAACAAAAAGTAGACGCTGCTAAAGGTTTTGGTATTGATGAAGATGTAGCATACCGTTTAGCAAGTAAATACGGTTCAAATGTTGATGATTTATTCAACATTGCTCAAACTGCGCAATACCATACTAGTAAATTACCATTAGAAATCTATGTAGAATTAATTTATGGTATCCAACAAGAAATGGTATTTAAACCAACTGACTTCCTTGTACGTAGATCAGGTAAATTATACTTCAATATTGATGATGTATTACAATATAAAGATGCAGTTATCGATGTATTAGCAGATATGCTTCAATATAGTGAAGGTCAAAAACAAGCTTATACTGATGAAGTGAATAAAGCGATTGATGAAGCACAATCTGGTAACAACCAACCAGCAGTTAAAGAATAA
- a CDS encoding RicAFT regulatory complex protein RicA family protein: MYNKKQILSNADQLAQKIKNLEMIKEYQSIESQIHNNKAIENKMNQLKKQQKQSVNLQNYGKETAFHQSEDQIHQLENEINELPIVEEFRASQYEANDLLQMMIKTMENRLNEHNENYHDK; this comes from the coding sequence ATGTATAATAAAAAACAAATACTTTCTAATGCGGATCAATTAGCACAGAAGATTAAAAATTTAGAAATGATTAAAGAATATCAATCAATTGAATCTCAAATTCATAATAATAAAGCGATTGAAAATAAAATGAATCAATTAAAAAAGCAACAAAAACAATCAGTTAACTTACAAAATTATGGTAAAGAAACGGCGTTTCATCAATCAGAGGATCAAATCCATCAATTAGAAAATGAAATCAATGAATTACCAATTGTTGAAGAATTTCGTGCGTCACAATATGAAGCTAATGATCTATTACAAATGATGATTAAAACGATGGAAAATCGCTTAAATGAGCATAATGAGAACTACCACGACAAATAA
- a CDS encoding MIP/aquaporin family protein translates to MNAYLAEFLGTAILILFGGGVCANVNLKRSAGNNADWIVIATGWGLAVAMGAFAVGKFSGAHLNPAVTIALAMDGGFSWAQVPGYIVCQMLGGIVGGALVWLMYLPHWKATEDQATKLGVFSTAPAIKNYFANFLSEIIGTTALTLGILFIGVNKIADGLNPLIVGALIIAIGLSLGGTTGYAINPARDLGPRIAHAILPIAGKGGSNWSYAIVPVLGPISGGMLGAVIYEVFYKQTFNVSCVVGIILVIITLVLGVVLNRTSKSNDIESIY, encoded by the coding sequence ATGAATGCTTATTTAGCAGAGTTTTTAGGTACGGCCATCCTTATACTTTTTGGTGGCGGCGTTTGTGCTAACGTTAATTTAAAACGTAGTGCTGGTAATAACGCTGACTGGATTGTTATCGCTACAGGATGGGGTTTAGCCGTTGCAATGGGTGCATTTGCAGTTGGTAAATTTTCAGGTGCACATTTAAATCCAGCAGTTACTATCGCGTTAGCAATGGATGGTGGATTTAGTTGGGCACAAGTTCCAGGATACATCGTTTGCCAAATGCTTGGAGGTATCGTAGGTGGTGCTCTAGTATGGTTAATGTATTTACCACATTGGAAAGCAACAGAAGATCAAGCAACAAAATTAGGCGTGTTCTCAACAGCCCCTGCAATTAAAAATTATTTCGCAAACTTTTTAAGTGAGATTATTGGTACAACAGCTTTAACATTAGGTATTTTATTCATCGGTGTAAATAAAATCGCCGATGGTTTAAATCCATTAATTGTTGGTGCTTTAATTATTGCAATCGGGTTAAGTTTAGGTGGTACAACAGGTTATGCAATCAACCCTGCTCGTGACTTAGGTCCACGTATCGCACATGCCATTTTACCGATTGCTGGTAAAGGTGGTTCAAACTGGTCATATGCTATTGTACCTGTTTTAGGTCCAATCTCTGGTGGTATGTTAGGTGCAGTCATTTATGAAGTATTTTATAAACAAACATTTAATGTAAGTTGTGTAGTTGGTATTATTTTAGTTATCATTACATTAGTATTAGGTGTGGTTTTAAATAGAACTTCTAAAAGTAACGATATTGAATCAATCTATTAA
- the mutL gene encoding DNA mismatch repair endonuclease MutL yields MGKIKELQTSLANKIAAGEVVERPSSVVKELLENAIDAQSTEINIEVEQSGVASIRVVDNGTGIEADDLSLVFHRHATSKLDADDDLFHIRTLGFRGEALASISSVSKVTLRTCTDNENGHEIYAENGEIINQKPAKAKKGTDILVESLFYNTPARLKYIKSLYTELGKITDIVNRMAMSHPDIRISLVSDGKTLLKTNGSGKTNEVMAEIYGMKVAKDLVHITGDTSDYHLEGYVARPEHSRSNKHYISIFINGRYIKNFVLNKAIVEGYHTLLTIGRYPICYINIQMDPILVDVNVHPTKLEVRLSKEEQLYDLIVEKIREAFKDKILIPKNDLDTHPKKNKVLNSFEQQKLDFERKQIEDPNRSHLSEDEKQDELSGSAFEKDNNQNISQVNEDNESTLFNDSQYIKRNHNDHYFNNQKDILNELDNQNETLEQEEDRNENDIKGAVSASTRRRVPYMEVVGQVHGTYIIAQNENGMFMIDQHAAQERIKYEYFREKIGEVTNEVQNLLIPMTFHFSKDEQFIIDQYQEELDRVGVHLEHFGGHDYIVNSYPVWFPKAEAEEIIKDMIELVLENKKIDVKKMREDAAIMMSCKKSIKANHYLKNNEMADLIDQLREMEDPFTCPHGRPIIINFSNYELEKLFKRVM; encoded by the coding sequence ATGGGAAAAATTAAAGAACTACAAACCTCCTTAGCTAATAAAATTGCAGCTGGCGAAGTAGTCGAAAGACCTAGTTCGGTTGTTAAAGAATTACTGGAAAATGCCATTGATGCCCAATCAACTGAAATAAATATTGAAGTAGAACAATCTGGTGTTGCATCGATACGCGTAGTAGACAATGGTACAGGAATAGAAGCTGATGATTTAAGTTTGGTATTTCATCGTCACGCGACAAGTAAATTAGATGCAGATGATGATTTATTTCATATTAGAACATTAGGTTTTCGTGGTGAAGCATTAGCCAGTATCTCTTCAGTATCGAAAGTAACGTTACGTACCTGTACAGATAATGAAAATGGACATGAAATATATGCTGAGAATGGTGAAATTATTAACCAAAAACCAGCTAAAGCGAAAAAAGGTACGGATATCCTTGTAGAATCATTATTTTATAACACACCGGCCAGATTAAAATATATTAAAAGTCTGTATACAGAACTAGGGAAAATAACTGATATTGTAAATCGCATGGCAATGAGTCACCCAGATATAAGGATATCTCTTGTTTCTGATGGCAAGACACTACTCAAAACGAATGGTTCTGGGAAAACAAATGAAGTAATGGCAGAAATTTATGGTATGAAAGTGGCAAAAGATCTTGTACATATCACAGGTGATACAAGTGATTACCATTTAGAAGGATATGTAGCTAGACCTGAACATTCTAGAAGTAATAAACATTATATCTCTATATTTATCAATGGTAGATATATTAAAAATTTCGTTTTGAATAAAGCTATTGTAGAAGGTTATCATACGTTACTAACAATTGGTCGATATCCTATTTGTTATATCAATATTCAAATGGATCCTATTTTAGTAGACGTCAACGTGCATCCAACTAAACTAGAAGTGAGATTATCTAAAGAAGAACAACTATATGATTTGATAGTAGAAAAAATACGAGAAGCATTTAAAGATAAAATTCTTATTCCAAAAAATGATTTAGATACTCATCCAAAGAAAAATAAAGTACTCAATAGTTTTGAGCAACAAAAGTTAGACTTTGAACGTAAACAAATTGAAGACCCAAATCGTTCACATTTATCTGAAGATGAAAAACAAGATGAATTAAGTGGATCGGCATTTGAAAAAGATAATAATCAAAATATTTCACAAGTGAATGAAGACAATGAAAGTACTTTGTTTAATGACTCTCAATATATTAAACGTAATCATAATGATCATTACTTCAATAATCAAAAAGATATTTTAAATGAATTAGATAATCAAAATGAGACACTAGAACAAGAAGAAGATCGAAATGAAAATGACATTAAAGGGGCGGTGAGTGCGTCAACACGACGACGTGTACCATATATGGAAGTTGTCGGACAAGTTCATGGCACATATATCATTGCTCAAAATGAAAATGGCATGTTTATGATTGATCAGCACGCTGCTCAAGAACGCATCAAATACGAATATTTTAGAGAAAAAATTGGCGAAGTAACAAATGAAGTTCAAAACTTGTTAATTCCAATGACATTTCATTTCTCAAAAGATGAACAATTCATTATCGATCAGTATCAAGAGGAATTAGACAGAGTTGGCGTACACCTTGAACATTTCGGAGGACATGATTATATTGTTAATAGTTATCCAGTTTGGTTTCCAAAAGCAGAAGCGGAAGAAATCATCAAAGATATGATAGAACTCGTATTAGAAAATAAAAAAATTGATGTGAAAAAAATGCGTGAAGATGCAGCAATAATGATGTCTTGTAAAAAGTCGATTAAAGCTAATCATTATCTTAAAAATAATGAGATGGCAGATTTAATTGATCAATTGCGTGAAATGGAAGATCCATTTACATGCCCGCACGGAAGACCCATTATCATTAACTTTTCGAATTACGAATTAGAAAAATTATTTAAACGTGTAATGTAG
- the mutS gene encoding DNA mismatch repair protein MutS: protein MSNVTPMMQQYLKIKSEYDDCLLFFRLGDFYEMFFDDAKEASRVLEITLTKRDAKKDNPIPMCGVPYHSADSYIETLINNGYKVAICEQMEDPKQTKGMVKREVVRIVTPGTVMDQGGVDEKQNNYILSFIQTPQEYALSYCDISTGELKTTHFEDEATLLNEITTINPNEIVICEPLSENMQRQINMITETITVRDEISSQYFEVNNIEHQHMQQSTQLLLDYIQHTQKRDLSHLEDVQQYAAIDFMKMDFYAKRNLELTESIRLKSKKGTLLWLMDETKTPMGARRLKQWIDRPLIYKQQIEERLNIVDEFINHFIERDTLRNYLNQVYDIERLVGRVSYGNVNARDLIQLKHSISEIPNIKHLLSQLDSDKITQFDALEPLDDLLEVLENSLVEEPPISVKDGGLFKSGFNQQLDEYLEASRNGKSWLAELQAKERERTGIKSLKISFNKVFGYFIEITRANLQGFEPAQFGYNRKQTLSNAERFITDELKEKEDIILGAEDKAIELEYQLFVKLREHIKEYTERLQKQAKIISELDCLQSFAEIAQKYNYVRPHFSDDKTLKLENSRHPVVERVMDYNDYVPNDCALDNDTFIYLITGPNMSGKSTYMRQIAIISIMAQMGAYVPCESATLPIFDQIFTRIGAADDLVSGKSTFMVEMLEAQKALTYATEDSLIIFDEIGRGTSTYDGLALAQAMIEYVAQTSHAKTLFSTHYHELTTLDQLLPCLKNVHVAANEYKGELIFLHKVKDGAVDDSYGIQVAKLADLPDEVIQRAQVILNDFEQKSDSPEPQIVQSESYQIEEAKAPNKKAHQNKYEEKETPFEQASFNLFESEPQQSEVEAHIKSLNLSNMTPIEALVKLSELQNQLK, encoded by the coding sequence ATGTCAAATGTGACACCAATGATGCAACAATATTTAAAAATCAAATCAGAATATGATGACTGCTTGTTATTCTTTAGACTTGGAGACTTTTATGAAATGTTCTTCGACGATGCTAAAGAAGCATCAAGAGTATTAGAAATTACTTTAACAAAAAGAGATGCCAAAAAAGATAATCCTATACCTATGTGTGGCGTTCCCTATCACTCAGCAGATAGTTATATAGAGACGCTAATTAATAACGGGTATAAAGTAGCGATTTGCGAACAGATGGAAGACCCAAAACAAACTAAAGGTATGGTTAAAAGAGAAGTTGTTCGAATCGTAACGCCAGGGACAGTTATGGATCAAGGCGGCGTGGATGAAAAGCAAAATAACTATATCTTGAGTTTTATTCAAACGCCACAAGAATATGCATTAAGTTATTGTGATATTTCAACAGGTGAATTAAAAACCACACATTTTGAAGATGAAGCTACATTATTAAATGAAATCACGACTATCAATCCTAATGAAATAGTCATTTGTGAACCTTTATCTGAAAATATGCAACGACAAATTAATATGATTACAGAAACCATTACAGTTCGAGATGAGATTTCAAGTCAATATTTTGAAGTGAATAACATTGAACATCAGCACATGCAACAATCAACGCAATTATTGTTAGATTATATACAACATACACAAAAAAGAGATTTATCACACTTGGAAGATGTACAACAATATGCTGCAATTGATTTTATGAAGATGGATTTCTATGCCAAAAGAAATTTAGAATTAACTGAAAGCATTAGATTAAAATCTAAAAAAGGCACGCTTTTATGGTTGATGGATGAAACGAAGACGCCGATGGGTGCAAGACGACTAAAACAGTGGATAGACCGTCCGTTAATATATAAACAACAAATTGAAGAACGATTAAATATCGTTGATGAGTTTATTAATCATTTTATCGAACGAGATACGTTGAGAAACTATTTAAATCAAGTGTATGACATAGAAAGACTAGTAGGTCGTGTAAGTTATGGAAATGTAAACGCACGTGATTTAATTCAACTTAAACATTCAATTAGTGAAATACCTAATATAAAGCATTTATTAAGTCAATTAGATAGTGATAAGATTACTCAATTTGATGCACTCGAACCGCTTGATGACTTACTCGAAGTTTTAGAAAATAGCTTGGTTGAAGAACCACCTATTTCAGTCAAAGATGGTGGCCTATTTAAATCCGGATTTAATCAACAATTAGATGAATATTTAGAAGCATCACGTAACGGTAAATCTTGGCTCGCTGAATTACAAGCGAAAGAAAGAGAACGTACTGGTATTAAATCTCTGAAAATAAGCTTTAATAAAGTATTTGGTTACTTTATCGAGATTACTCGTGCTAACTTGCAAGGCTTTGAACCAGCACAGTTTGGATATAATCGTAAACAAACATTATCTAATGCTGAGCGCTTTATAACAGATGAGTTAAAAGAAAAAGAAGATATTATATTAGGTGCTGAAGATAAAGCAATAGAGTTAGAATATCAATTATTTGTCAAATTAAGAGAACATATTAAAGAATATACTGAGAGACTTCAAAAACAGGCTAAAATCATATCGGAACTAGATTGTTTACAAAGTTTCGCCGAAATAGCTCAAAAATATAATTATGTTCGACCACATTTTAGTGATGATAAAACATTAAAATTAGAAAATTCTAGACATCCAGTTGTTGAACGTGTCATGGATTATAATGATTACGTACCTAATGATTGTGCGTTAGATAATGATACATTTATTTATCTGATAACGGGCCCTAATATGTCTGGTAAATCGACTTATATGAGACAAATTGCAATTATTAGTATAATGGCTCAAATGGGTGCTTATGTACCTTGTGAATCTGCGACATTACCAATATTTGATCAGATTTTCACTCGTATTGGTGCTGCAGACGATTTAGTTTCAGGTAAAAGTACATTTATGGTAGAAATGCTAGAGGCTCAAAAAGCATTAACCTATGCTACTGAGGATAGTTTGATTATTTTTGATGAGATAGGAAGAGGAACATCAACGTATGATGGTTTAGCGTTGGCACAAGCGATGATAGAGTATGTCGCACAAACATCACATGCTAAAACGCTATTCTCAACACACTATCATGAACTTACGACATTAGATCAACTATTACCATGTTTAAAAAATGTACACGTTGCTGCTAATGAATATAAAGGAGAGCTTATCTTCTTACACAAAGTTAAAGATGGTGCGGTGGATGATAGTTATGGTATTCAAGTAGCAAAACTTGCAGATTTACCTGATGAAGTCATTCAAAGAGCGCAAGTTATTTTGAATGATTTTGAACAAAAATCTGATAGTCCTGAACCTCAGATTGTTCAATCTGAATCATATCAAATTGAAGAAGCTAAGGCACCTAATAAAAAGGCACATCAAAACAAGTATGAAGAGAAAGAAACGCCATTCGAACAAGCGTCATTTAACTTATTTGAATCGGAACCTCAACAAAGTGAGGTTGAAGCACACATTAAGTCATTAAACTTATCAAATATGACACCAATTGAAGCATTGGTAAAATTAAGTGAATTACAAAATCAATTAAAATAG